The following proteins come from a genomic window of Carassius carassius chromosome 10, fCarCar2.1, whole genome shotgun sequence:
- the LOC132152038 gene encoding LOW QUALITY PROTEIN: INO80 complex subunit D-B-like (The sequence of the model RefSeq protein was modified relative to this genomic sequence to represent the inferred CDS: inserted 1 base in 1 codon): protein MYEGKHIHYSEVDHKPLCSYSPKLCKQRRLNGYAFCIRHVLEDRTAPFRQCEYVAKYNSQRCTNPIPKAHDRKYCNSHLQVMGVLPKKERKKKQDTIESLALNITVPSLALKTHNGLELLPPSPPPSLACLLPSDPFTFYRGGKMLKKPSGTFLKKAQENQALNHKQKQQDHSVDPAFPNHFETSSLSSTLQRPCFPTSQTGRTTQTPKVPSSPHTEILKTPAVHSGSFFKTSSTLQDSRQGSIETTPADKKIKLDLNHAFDKKVVPAASGKAPGRDDIHRRLIKMHSVAMQQQAPCLQKFHRLMDQHRGRSQDLNTHLGLVWSEDSEEEDGDLGKLVSHQCQRLQEKHFEESASSSRGERLAGFCSYLRQKHTHLCREQRGFRRERRSQHTLRKALLQAAGEEPQHTAQLIQEQYKKTSTPSSTAVPLSGDDSGLCGAVVKDILQNRSQQLFSSCTARFADGAQCSIPVFDITHQTPLCDEHAKKMDNFLRGDISRRTYHHHQQIQRHRPLKKAKPPALTKKHKKKGKRGAPRRPQKPIPPSEPQGNLGLPSILYLPTQPSGIRSPLTPDLSADEFPDDITNDISDIPHDLELNQEDFSDVLPRLPDDLQDFDLFGGNSFNGKNGELLPTSEEAEELVRVLQAMGSYPESLACLSGMSELGPVEAVDCRSIPGGVVDLLSGRLSAETLSSLELDPSLLPTSEDPFPPSPPSPQPPLTPPSSVGQLTDSTYSQRQPHLLAKMDNSKVNLSNLSLGKDEDISHGSWGVLALPLNNYSQFHSLIASDGLLMSTALSTPMTHVTSAPCQPSSALSTLPQTVTVTCSTTTSLPSSTTSQTKHLLPXTVQPLWDFSRLAAAPQYTGATYGPGLNCRQKQFATVTVFRERCR, encoded by the exons ATGTATGAAGGCAAACACATCCACTACTCGGAGGTGGACCATAAACCTCTGTGTTCATATAGCCCAAAGCTTTGCAAGCAACGCCGGCTCAATGGTTATGCTTTCTGCATCCGCCATGTGCTTGAGGACCGGACTGCTCCTTTCAGGCAGTGCGAATATGTAGCCAAGTACAATAGCCAGCGCTGCACCAATCCAATACCCAAGGCTCACGACCGAAA GTATTGTAATAGTCACCTTCAGGTTATGGGTGTCCTCCCCAAGAAGGAGCGAAAGAAGAAACAAGATACAATAGAGTCTTTGGCCCTCAACATTACTGTTCCATCCCTGGCTCTGAAGACCCACAACGGGCTTGAGCTTTTACCTCCATCACCCCCACCCTCCCTGGCTTGTCTACTCCCCTCAGATCCCTTCACCTTTTACAGGGGgggaaaaatgttaaaaaaacctAGTGGCACATTTCTGAAGAAGGCCCAAGAAAACCAAGCTCTGAACCATAAGCAGAAACAGCAAGATCACAGTGTGGATCCAGCCTTCCCAAACCATTTCGAAACCTCGTCTCTTTCTTCAACTCTTCAACGTCCTTGCTTCCCTACTTCCCAGACTGGAAGAACCACACAGACACCCAAAGTTCCCTCCTCCCCTCATACGGAAATCTTAAAAACCCCTGCAGTTCATTCAGGTTCATTTTTCAAAACCTCATCAACTCTTCAGGACAGCCGCCAGGGCTCAATAGAAACAACTCcagctgataaaaaaattaaactggaCCTTAATCATGCTTTTGACAAAAAGGTTGTCCCTGCAGCTTCAGGGAAAGCACCAGGCCGTGATGACATACATAGACGCTTAATAAAAATGCACTCAGTTGCCATGCAACAACAAGCTCCATGTTTGCAGAAGTTCCATAGATTGATGGACCAACACAGGGGGAGGTCCCAAGACCTGAACACACATTTAG GGCTTGTCTGGTCCGAAGACAGTGAAGAGGAAGATGGAGACTTGGGGAAACTAGTGTCACATCAGTGCCAGAGACTACAAGAGAAGCACTTTGAGGAAAG TGCCAGCAGTTCCCGTGGTGAGCGATTGGCAGGCTTCTGCTCATACctgagacaaaaacacacacacctttgcAGAGAGCAGAGGGGCTtcaggagggagaggagatcCCAGCATACCCTTCGTAAAGCCCTGCTTCAGGCAGCAGGAGAAGAACCTCAGCACACTGCACAGCTTATTCAGGAACAATATAAAAAGACCTCCACACCCTCCAG CACTGCAGTACCATTGTCTGGAGATGACTCAGGGTTGTGTGGGGCTGTCGTGAAAG ATATCCTTCAGAACCGTTCACAGCAGCTGTTCTCAAGCTGCACCGCTCGCTTTGCAGATGGAGCTCAGTGTTCCATCCCTGTCTTCGATATCACGCACCAGACGCCACTTTGTGATGAGCATGCCAAGAAAATG GACAATTTCCTTCGAGGTGATATAAGCCGGAGAACgtaccaccaccaccagcagatTCAGCGGCACAGACCACTGAAGAAAGCCAAGCCTCCAGCACTCACTAAGAAGCATAAAAAGAAAGGAAAGCGAGGAGCACCAAGGCGTCCTCAGAAACCCATTCCTCCCTCGGAGCCCCAGGGTAACCTGGGATTGCCTTCCATCTTGTATCTGCCCACTCAGCCCTCTGGCATAAG GAGCCCTTTAACTCCTGATTTAAGTGCAGATGAATTTCCAGATGACATCACCAATGACATCAGCGACATTCCACATGACCTGGAGTTGAATCAGGAGGATTTCTCAGATGTTCTTCCTCGACTCCCAGATGACCTGCAGGACTTTGATCTTTTTGGAGGTAATAGTTTCAAtg GCAAGAATGGTGAGCTGTTGCCCACCTCTGAGGAAGCCGAAGAATTGGTTCGCGTTCTGCAGGCCATGGGCTCATACCCAGAATCCCTTGCATGTCTAAGCGGAATGTCTGAGCTTGGTCCTGTAGAAGCGGTAGATTGTCGTAGCATACCGGGGGGAGTCGTGGATCTACTGAGTGGACGACTTTCTGCTGAGACTCTTTCCAGTCTGGAGCTGGACCCCAGTCTGCTCCCCACCTCTGAAGATCCTTTTCCCCCATCACCTCCATCACCACAACCCCCTCTCACTCCTCCATCCTCCGTGGGGCAACTCACAGACAGCACATACTCACAGAGACAACCTCATCTCTTAGCAAAGATGGATAACTCCAAAGTGAATCTGAGCAATCTGTCGCTGGGAAAGGACGAGGACATCTCTCATGGCTCGTGGGGTGTTCTCGCCCTCCCTCTCAATAACTACTCACAATTTCACAGCCTTATTGCCTCTGATGGCCTGCTGATGTCCACAGCCCTCTCAACGCCAATGACCCACGTGACCTCGGCCCCCTGTCAGCCCAGTTCGGCCCTCTCCACTTTGCCTCAAACTGTGACTGTCACTTGCTCCACAACCACATCCTTGCCCTCATCAACAACATCCCAAACCAAGCACCTTCTCC TCACTGTTCAACCACTGTGGGATTTCAGTAGACTTGCAGCCGCACCACAGTACACCGGCGCCACCTATGGACCAGGCCTGAACTGCAGGCAGAAACAATTTGCTACAGTCACAGTGTTCAGGGAACGTTGcaggtga
- the LOC132152039 gene encoding NADH-ubiquinone oxidoreductase 75 kDa subunit, mitochondrial-like, with product MLRWPAVSRVLAGAAHSRGSITTTNNVRTSVRASSNMVEVFVDGKPVMVEPGTTVLQACEKVGVQIPRFCYHDRLSVAGNCRMCLVEIEKAPKPVAACAMPVMKGWNILTNSEKTRKAREGVMEFLLSNHPLDCPICDQGGECDLQDQSMMFGADRSRFTEDKRAVEDKNIGPLIKTIMTRCIHCTRCVRFASEVAGVEDLGTTGRGNSMQIGTYVEKMFMSELSGNVIDLCPVGALTSKPYAFTARPWETRKTESIDVLDAVGSNIVVSTRGGEVMRILPRLNEDVNEEWISDKTRFAYDGLKRQRLIQPMIKDASGQLVATTWEDVLTRVAGALQGVQGSEVGAIAGGMVDAEALVALKDLLNRLDSDNLCTEEIFPMTGAGTDLRSNYLLNSRIAGIEECDLLLLVGTNPRYEAPLFNSRIRKSWLHNELQVAMVGHKVDLSYSCKHLGETTQVLQEIAAGTHPFCKVLAQAKKPVVVLGSSTLQREDGAAIFKAVSTIAQNSRVSSGVEDGWKVLNVLHRVASQVAALDLGYRPGVDAIQKNPPKVLFLLGADAGCITRADLPKDSFIIYQGHHGDVGAAMADVILPGAAYTEKNGTYVNTEGRTQQTRVAVTAPGMAREDWKILRAISELAGVTLPYDTLDEVRRRLEEVSPNLVRYDVEEANYFKQAHELSKAANQSLLAAPLVPPQLTVKDFYMTDPISRASQTMAKCVKAVTEGPAAVDEPSIC from the exons ATGTTGCGTTGGCCAGCAGTAAGTCGTGTTTTGGCAGGTGCGGCCCATTCCAGGGGCTCCATTACCACCACTAACAATG TGCGGACTTCCGTCCGGGCCTCAAGCAATATGGTTGAGGTGTTTGTAGATGGAAAACCTGTCATGGTGGAGCCAGGGACCACTGTTCTACAG GCTTGTGAGAAAGTAGGTGTGCAGATTCCCCGTTTCTGTTATCATGATCGTCTTTCAGTGGCCGGTAACTGCCGCATGTGTCTGGTGGAAATCGAGAAAGCACCAAAG CCTGTTGCAGCATGTGCAATGCCTGTCATGAAAGGGTGGAACATTTTGACCAACTCGGAGAAAACACGGAAAGCCAG AGAGGGAGTCATGGAATTCCTGCTTTCCAACCACCCTCTTGATTGTCCAATCTGTGATCAGGGAGGAGAGTGTGAtctgcag GACCAATCGATGATGTTTGGTGCTGACAGAAGCCGTTTTACAGAAGACAAGAGAGCAGTTGAAGATAAGAACATCGGCCCACTCATTAAAACAATCATGACCCGCTGTATACATTGCACACGTTGTGTTCG TTTTGCCAGCGAGGTTGCTGGTGTGGAGGACCTGGGAACCACGGGACGCGGTAACTCCATGCAGATTGGTACCTATGTAGAGAAGATGTTCATGTCTGAATTGTCTGGTAACGTGATTGACTTGTGTCCTGTTGGAGCACTGACGTCCAAACCTTACGCTTTCACTGCACGACCCTGGGAGACCAG AAAGACTGAGTCTATTGATGTGCTGGATGCTGTTGGCTCCAACATTGTAGTGAGCACCAGAGGTGGTGAGGTCATGAGAATTCTGCCCCGTTTGAATGAGGATGTCAATGAAGAATGGATATCCGACAAGACCAG GTTTGCATATGATGGACTGAAAAGGCAGCGCCTGATCCAGCCAATGATAAAGGATGCCAGTGGACAGCTGGTTGCCACCACCTGGGAGGATGTTCTTACACGTGTGGCTGGAGCA CTCCAGGGTGTTCAGGGTTCTGAGGTAGGAGCTATTGCTGGTGGGATGGTAGATGCTGAGGCACTGGTTGCTCTGAAGGACCTACTGAACAGACTGGACAGTGACAACCTCTGCACTGAGGAGATCTTCCCAATGACTGGTGCCGG GACCGACCTGCGCTCCAATTATCTATTGAACAGCCGTATCGCTGGCATTGAGGAGTGTGACCTCCTGCTTTTGGTTGGAACAAACCCACGTTATGAGGCTCCTCTCTTCAATTCACGTATCCGCAAGAG TTGGTTGCATAATGAGCTCCAGGTGGCCATGGTGGGTCATAAGGTGGACCTGAGCTACTCTTGCAAACATTTGGGTGAAACCACACAAGTTCTGCAGGAGATTGCTGCTGGAACACACCCTTTCTGCAAG gtCCTAGCCCAGGCCAAAAAGCCTGTTGTAGTGTTGGGTAGCTCCACTCTCCAGAGGGAGGATGGGGCAGCCATCTTTAAAGCCGTCTCCACAATTGCTCAAAATTCTCGGGTCAGCAGTGGTGTTGAGGATGGATGGAAAGTGCTCAATGTGCTGCACAG GGTGGCCAGTCAAGTGGCAGCCCTGGACTTGGGTTACAGACCTGGCGTTGATGCCATCCAGAAAAACCCTCCCAAAGTACTGTTTCTCCTGGGAGCTGATGCTGGCTGCATCACCAGAGCAGACCTTCCCAAAGACAGCTTTATCATCTACCAGG GTCACCATGGAGATGTAGGTGCAGCCATGGCTGATGTCATCTTGCCTGGTGCTGCATATACCGAAAAGAATGGCACATACGTCAACACAGAGGGCCGAACCCAGCAGACGAGGGTGGCAGTTACTGCTCCTGGTATGGCACGCGAAGACTGGAAGATTTTGCGTGCTATTTCTGAG CTGGCGGGAGTCACACTGCCTTATGACACACTGGATGAGGTGAGGAGAAGGCTGGAAGAGGTCTCTCCTAACCTGGTGAGATATGATGTAGAAGAAGCCAATTATTTCAAACAGGCCCATGAACTTTCAAAG GCTGCAAATCAGTCATTGCTTGCAGCTCCTCTTGTCCCCCCTCAGCTCACAGTGAAGGATTTCTACATGACAG ATCCCATCAGCAGAGCCTCTCAAACAATGGCCAAGTGTGTAAAGGCTGTGACAGAGGGACCAGCAGCAGTTGATGAGCCCTCAATTTGTTAA
- the LOC132152037 gene encoding G protein-activated inward rectifier potassium channel 1-like → MSALRKKFGDDYQVVTTSSSGGGFNQAAPEKKKKRQRFVDKNGRCNVQHGNLGGETSRYLSDLFTTLVDLKWRWNLFIFILTYTVAWLFMASMWWVIAFIRGDLNQAHDDKYTPCVANVHNFPSAFLFFIETEATIGYGYRYITDKCPEGIILFLFQSILGSIVDAFLIGCMFIKMSQPKKRAETLMFSEHAAISMRDGKLTLMFRVGNLRNSHMVSAQIRCKLLKSRQTPEGEFLPLDQLELDVGFSTGADQLFLVSPLTICHVIDSKSPFYDLSLRSMQTEQFEIVVILEGIVETTGMTCQARTSYTEDEVLWGHRFFPVISLEEGFFKVDYSQFHGTFEVPTPPHSVKEQEESLLLSSPLTAPSLCQSAGGVTEGSGTLEGLELQSDAETGSINIATPMPTTKLPAKLQKLTGREAPIRDGMPRKLLRMSSEITYNLGDLPVKLQRISSAPGVAEERLQPISAMLSPNEDRLAPKLGLVGGAEPISQSVTDLPPKLQRLAGGVGVGGVGIGGRMDGHLPPKLRKINSERFTGLSFK, encoded by the exons ATGTCAGCGTTGCGGAAAAAATTTGGGGATGATTATCAAGTGGTGACCACTTCGTCCAGCGGTGGCGGGTTCAACCAGGCGGCCCCCGAGAAGAAAAAGAAACGGCAGCGCTTTGTGGACAAGAACGGCCGCTGTAACGTCCAGCACGGGAACCTGGGAGGAGAGACCAGCCGGTACCTGTCGGACCTGTTCACCACGCTCGTGGACCTCAAATGGCGCTGGAATCTATTCATCTTCATCCTTACCTACACGGTGGCGTGGCTCTTCATGGCTTCCATGTGGTGGGTCATTGCCTTTATACGTGGAGACCTTAACCAGGCCCACGATGACAAGTACACACCGTGCGTGGCCAACGTCCACAACTTTCCCTCCGCGTTTCTGTTCTTCATCGAAACTGAGGCCACTATCGGATACGGTTACCGCTACATTACAGACAAGTGCCCGGAAGGCATCATTCTCTTCCTCTTCCAATCCATCCTAGGTTCTATAGTGGACGCTTTTCTGATCGGGTGCATGTTCATCAAGATGTCCCAGCCGAAGAAACGCGCAGAGACGCTGATGTTCAGCGAGCACGCGGCTATTTCCATGCGTGACGGCAAACTGACCCTGATGTTCCGAGTGGGGAACCTGCGGAACAGCCATATGGTCTCCGCGCAAATACGCTGCAAACTGCTTAAA TCCCGCCAGACTCCTGAAGGCGAGTTTTTGCCTCTGGATCAACTGGAGCTGGACGTTGGTTTCAGCACCGGAGCTGACCAGCTTTTCTTAGTGTCCCCTCTGACGATCTGCCATGTGATCGACTCCAAGAGCCCATTCTATGACCTCTCGCTCAGGTCCATGCAAACAGAGCAATTTGAGATTGTGGTTATCTTAGAGGGGATCGTGGAGACCACCG GTATGACATGCCAGGCTCGTACTTCGTACACGGAGGATGAGGTTCTGTGGGGTCACCGATTCTTCCCGGTAATTTCTCTGGAGGAGGGTTTCTTCAAGGTTGACTATTCACAGTTTCATGGCACTTTTGAAGTTCCCACACCTCCACACAGTGTTAAAGAACAAGAGGAGAGTTTGCTCCTGTCATCGCCTCTGACAGCGCCCTCTCTGTGCCAAAGCGCGGGTGGGGTGACGGAGGGCAGTGGCACTCTTGAAGGTCTGGAACTTCAGAGCGATGCAGAAACTGGCTCCATCAATATAGCAACCCCCATGCCAACTACCAAACTGCCTGCCAAGCTTCAGAAGCTTACGGGACGGGAGGCACCCATCCGGGACGGAATGCCCCGCAAGCTTCTGCGCATGAGTTCAGAGATCACCTATAACCTGGGTGACCTGCCTGTCAAACTCCAGAGAATCAGCTCAGCTCCGGGTGTGGCAGAAGAGAGGCTTCAGCCAATCAGTGCTATGCTTAGCCCCAATGAAGACAGACTGGCTCCCAAGCTGGGCTTGGTGGGCGGGGCTGAACCCATCAGCCAATCAGTGACAGATCTGCCACCAAAACTGCAAAGGTTGGCTGGAGGGGTCGGGGTGGGTGGTGTCGGAATCGGAGGACGAATGGATGGTCATCTGCCTCCCAAACTGAGAAAAATTAATTCAGAGAGGTTCACAGGCTTGAGTTTTAAATGA
- the LOC132152040 gene encoding elongation factor 1-beta-like — protein MGFGDLKTPAGLKVLNEFLTDKSYIEGYVPSQADIAVFDALSGAPSADLCHALRWYNHIKSYQKEKGSLPGVKKPLGQYGPAGVEDTTAAAPAAADEDDDDIDLFGSDEEEDEETIKIKEERLAAYNAKKAKKPALIAKSSILLDVKPWDDETDMAKLEECVRSIQLDGLVWGQSKLLPVGYGIKKLQIACVVEDDKVGTDQLEELITAFEDFVQSMDVAAFNKI, from the exons ATGGGCTTTGGTGATCTTAAAACACCCGCTGGACTCAAAGTTCTGAATGAGTTTCTGACAGACAAAAGTTACATCGAAGG GTATGTGCCCTCTCAGGCTGATATTGCAGTGTTTGATGCCCTGTCTGGTGCCCCCTCTGCTGACCTCTGCCATGCTTTGCGGTGGTACAACCACATCAAGTCTTACCAGAAGGAGAAGGGCAG CCTTCCAGGTGTGAAAAAGCCTCTCGGTCAGTACGGCCCCGCTGGTGTGGAGGACACAACTGCAGCAGCTCCTGCGGCGGCTGATGAAGACGACGATGACATCGATCTGTTCGGTTCTGATGAGGAAGAG GATGAGGAAACCATAAAGATCAAGGAGGAGAGGCTTGCAGCATACAACGCAAAGAAGGCAAAGA AGCCTGCACTTATCGCCAAGTCTTCCATTCTGCTGGATGTTAAGCCCTGGGATGATGAAACCGACATGGCCAAGCTTGAGGAGTGTGTCCGCAGCATTCAGTTGGATGGTTTAGTTTGGGGACAGT CTAAACTATTGCCTGTCGGCTATGGCATCAAGAAGCTGCAGATTGCCTGTGTTGTGGAAGATGATAAAGTTGGAACAGACCAGCTGGAGGAACTGATCACAGCCTTTGAGGACTTTGTGCAGTCCATGGATGTGGCAGCCTTCAACAAGATCTAA